From the genome of Leptospira koniambonensis:
TGGCAGTTTCTTTTTTGCGATTTTGGGCAAAGACATTCCCCGGTTCTAAGTCGGTTTCTTACTAAAGAACAGAAAACTTGGATTCTATCAAGAAAACTATTTCACGCCATAATAGCGAAGGATATGACGGAGGCTAGTTAAGTAAGAAGCACCAAATAAATTGATATGCACAAGCACAGGATATAACTGCCAGAATTGGATCCTATCCTTCAAATTGCCCGGATCATCCAAGCCAGCAGTGGCCAAAATGTCCTGCATCTCTTCTAGATTTAATGGACTTCCGAATAATTGTAACATGGCAAGATCTTGTTCTGGATGTGAATAAGCAACGGATGGATCAATCAAATAAGCAAATCCATTCTTACCTTGCAAAACATTCCCTGACCAAAGATCTCCATGGACCATTCTAGGTTTTACATGATCCAATCCCCAATCTTCTGAAAACTTATCAAAGATCCCACGGATCGCTAAAAGGTCTTTGTCTGTCAGAAGTTTTCGAGCTTGTGCAAGTTCTATCTGAGGTTTTAATCTTCTTTCCCAATAAAACTCTCTGAAGGAAGAGAACCAACCGTTGGCTTGGTTAAGGGAGCCGATAAAGTTATCCTTCTTCCAACCCCAAGAACCGAATTCGTTTTTGTATAAATTTTTTAAACTAGCAATTAGGTCTTCTCTAAACCCGGCAGAAGATCCAGTTTGCACAAATTCCATTGCAAGAAGAGAAACTTTTCCTAAATGAACAGTTCCTAGATATTCAGGAACTCGAACACCAAGTCTGCAAAGTTGTTCCAGACCTTCTGCTTCGGTCTCAGCCATTTCTTTTTTAGGAATGATCTTAATGGCAAGCTGAGAACCGTCAGGCAGCCTTGCCTTATACAGTTCGAATAGGCTAGTAGAATGATGGGTGATCTCCGCCTTTTTGGAGGAGGATAAAATACCAAGACGATCTAATCCGTCTCGGATCAATTCACCCATTCCTGTATTCGTGATTGCCATCATTCGCATCCTACCTAATTCTTCGACCCTGGCTATGTATTTAAAATCGGAGATCAAACCTTCAGGATTGAAGAAAATTCGAGAATGGTTTCCTTAATATTACAGGACGGATAAATGAAGATCTTTTCAAGGCTCAGATCCATATTTACCTGCGTCATTTGTATTTCCCTATGTCCCTTATCTGCCCAGGAAAACGTATGGAAGTATACTATAAGCCAGGACTTAAGCTCCAAGTCCTTTCCCTATTGGGAGAAGGTTTTCAAACCTGGGACAACCATTTGTTTTACAGGGACTTATATCGGAGGTAGCGGAGAAGTTTCCGGGACTTCGGTGCCTTCTACCCTGCAAACAATTGGAAAGAAGAGTGAGATCAGATGGTTTCCCCTCATTACTTTTAGATCGGAAGATATAGGGAAGAAGGTCCTAACTTCTCCTAAGCTCAGAAAAACCCTCGTTCGGAATTTAGAACTCTATTTGGAGAATTATTCTTTCTATTCAGGCATCCATTTGGATTTTGAAGGTTTAGGTCCTGAATATTCTACTCACTATAAAGAGCTCTTGTTGGAACTCCAACCAATCCTAAAGAAAAAGGGGAAACTTCTTACATTAGCTATCTTTCCATCAGAGGAATTCGATCCCAAACTCTCCGGTTTTCATTCTACAATTTATAAAGAGAATCTGGCCGATGAGATTGTACTCATGGCTTACGATCTACATTCTCCTAAAACTTCTCCAGGACCGGTCACAAAATTTAGCTGGGCAAAACGAAATACGGAGCTTCTTCTTAAAACATATAAACCAGAACAGATCTGGTTAGGACTCCCTCTTTACGGTTATTATTGGAAGAAGGGTGTAAAACGACCTAAGCTTCTAACCCAAAGTTCGGATAAGAATTTTGTACTTCAGCATGGAAAAGAAAAAGAAGGGATTTATCTGATCCAAACGAACAAAGGAGAAGGTAGTTTAATCCTGGACCTAAAACTCTGGGAAGAATATTCAAAAAATATAAAACTAAAAGGCCTAGCTTTTTGGAGATTAGGATTCTGAAATTTTATCTAAATCCGTAGACAATTTTAACTTTATGACTTTTTCCGTTTTCGTCGTTAATATTGCTAGTTCCTTTATATTCCATAATTCTTTTAGATCCTATATCGTATACCAAATCGATCGGTTTTACAAACATGGAAAGAATGGCGCTCGCAATTTTCATTCTTAAAAATAATGCAGGCTTACCCTTGTATTCACCCTCTTTGATTTTTTCGACAGAGAAAAGGAACT
Proteins encoded in this window:
- a CDS encoding glycosyl hydrolase family 18 protein, producing MKIFSRLRSIFTCVICISLCPLSAQENVWKYTISQDLSSKSFPYWEKVFKPGTTICFTGTYIGGSGEVSGTSVPSTLQTIGKKSEIRWFPLITFRSEDIGKKVLTSPKLRKTLVRNLELYLENYSFYSGIHLDFEGLGPEYSTHYKELLLELQPILKKKGKLLTLAIFPSEEFDPKLSGFHSTIYKENLADEIVLMAYDLHSPKTSPGPVTKFSWAKRNTELLLKTYKPEQIWLGLPLYGYYWKKGVKRPKLLTQSSDKNFVLQHGKEKEGIYLIQTNKGEGSLILDLKLWEEYSKNIKLKGLAFWRLGF
- a CDS encoding fructosamine kinase family protein — protein: MAITNTGMGELIRDGLDRLGILSSSKKAEITHHSTSLFELYKARLPDGSQLAIKIIPKKEMAETEAEGLEQLCRLGVRVPEYLGTVHLGKVSLLAMEFVQTGSSAGFREDLIASLKNLYKNEFGSWGWKKDNFIGSLNQANGWFSSFREFYWERRLKPQIELAQARKLLTDKDLLAIRGIFDKFSEDWGLDHVKPRMVHGDLWSGNVLQGKNGFAYLIDPSVAYSHPEQDLAMLQLFGSPLNLEEMQDILATAGLDDPGNLKDRIQFWQLYPVLVHINLFGASYLTSLRHILRYYGVK